GGAAAAGATCGACACCGTCCTGCTGACGCATTTTCATCCGGACCATTCCCTCGGCCTCGTGGACCGGGAAGGCCGGCCGGTGTTTCCGAACGCCGAGATCATCGCCCATGAGGTCGAGGTGGCGTTCTGGCTCGACCGCGAGCCGCGGCCCGACGACTCCGAGCGCGTGCAAAGAGGCACCAGACAGCAGCGCCAGGTGATGGCGCCGTATCGCGACCGCATCCGCCGCATCAAGGACGGCGAGGTGCTGCCGGGCATCACCGCGACGATGAGGCCCGGACACACGCCGGGTCATACCAACTATCTGATCCAATCGAAGGGCGAGCGCCTTCTGATCTGGGGCGACATCGTGCATCTGGCGGCGGTGCAACTGGTGCGGCCCGACGCCACGCTGGTGTTCGACGTCGATCCGGATGTGGCGAGAGCGACTCGTCAGGCTGTTCTCGAGTGGGTCGCCGCCGAAAAGGTTATAGTGGCCGGCGCGCATCTGCCGGCGCCGGGCTTCTGCCGGCTCTCTCGCGACGGTAGCCGGTTTGTGATCGAAGCCGCCTAGCACACTCGGTTTCAACAGCAGCAGAGAAGCAAGTCAGCATGACCATATTGGTGATCGGCGCATCGGGCGCGATAGGTCTCCCCACCATTCGCCATCTCGTCAAACGCGGCGCCAAAGTGCGCGCGCTAAGCTCGAAGGAAAGCTCGGCCGCGAACCTCAAGTCGCTCGGAGTCGCCGAGACGGTGATCGGTGACCTGACAAATGATGCCGACGTGAAGCGCGCCTTTGCGGGCATCACGTCGGTCATGCACATCCCGCCGCGCTTCCGTGAGGACGAGGCCCAGATCGGCATGCGCGTGCTCAAGGCCGCGGTCGAGGCCAAGGTCGGGCACTTCGTGTTCAGCTCGGTGTTCCATCCGCAGATGCGCGACATGGATCACCACTTCAGCAAGCTCGTGGTCGAGGAGGCGCTGATCGATTCCGGGCTGTCGTTCACGATCCTGCAGCCCGCGATGTTCATGCAGAACATCCGCCTGGAATGGCCGGGCATCCGCGACCGCGGCGTCTACCTGCGGCCCTATTCGCCGGACCAGCGCATGGCGCTGATCGACACCGAGGACTACGGCGAGGCGGCGGCGCGTGTGCTCACCGAGCCCGGCTATCGCGGCGGAATCT
The Rhodoplanes sp. Z2-YC6860 genome window above contains:
- a CDS encoding MBL fold metallo-hydrolase, with protein sequence MNAGPLPTITVGDFSVAAVSDGVLYSTSDVILGIDKAESERLTGVKQGERLPLDVNCFLIRHGDRLMLSDAGSGLDMQPTLGTLPQNLRSIGVAPEKIDTVLLTHFHPDHSLGLVDREGRPVFPNAEIIAHEVEVAFWLDREPRPDDSERVQRGTRQQRQVMAPYRDRIRRIKDGEVLPGITATMRPGHTPGHTNYLIQSKGERLLIWGDIVHLAAVQLVRPDATLVFDVDPDVARATRQAVLEWVAAEKVIVAGAHLPAPGFCRLSRDGSRFVIEAA
- a CDS encoding SDR family oxidoreductase yields the protein MTILVIGASGAIGLPTIRHLVKRGAKVRALSSKESSAANLKSLGVAETVIGDLTNDADVKRAFAGITSVMHIPPRFREDEAQIGMRVLKAAVEAKVGHFVFSSVFHPQMRDMDHHFSKLVVEEALIDSGLSFTILQPAMFMQNIRLEWPGIRDRGVYLRPYSPDQRMALIDTEDYGEAAARVLTEPGYRGGIFELAGPDQLTTAEMAAVIAEEWGKPVRAEKRSLDEWKAWAKAQNWTPWSIEAYAKMCHHYDEHGYAGGNPLVLSAVLGRAPGGYRAFINRFLAQQKA